The following nucleotide sequence is from Zea mays cultivar B73 chromosome 1, Zm-B73-REFERENCE-NAM-5.0, whole genome shotgun sequence.
GGCTCACCCACCGTCCAGCAAAGCACAGAGCAGGCACGGCCCTTGTCCGCCACCGAAGACGAAAGATTTATTCCATGCCATTATGCCAAGTAGATGGTCACAGTTGCTAAAGGGTAATTAGCCTTCTTTTTACCGTGGCCTTACAAGTATAGGTAGGAGCACTATATCACAACACCCTACATCTACGTTACTACGTATGGTCCGGATCTGACTCAGGGACGATCCCTCCGTACCGCTCCGCTTTCACTTGCTCATGAAAGCGATGCCCTTCTGAATGCTCTCGCCCAGTTCCTTCTTTGCCGCTTCCAGACCAGCTCTGTTTTCCCCCAGAGACCCAATAAGCGTTAGGCCATTGGATTTCGGAGATCGAGAGAATTCATCGTCTAACAGATTTTGACGCGATGGAATCACAATTCTAAGCGACCGAGTGTATTAGCTAGCGTACCTCTCGAAATCATTCAAAGGGCCAAGCGGGAGGATCTCCTCGGCTCCACCACGGCCAAGCCTCACTTTCGTTGCAAAGAACGGCAGTTCTGTCACCTGATGCCAGCAGACGGGGGAAAAATAACGGAAATAAGTACAGTCCTGTTGTGTCTGTGAACTAAGGAAAGGGTCGGTGCTCCGATGGTATGGTATGTGAAGGAGAGATATATGGATTTCGTGTAAGTATACCTCGGATGCAACATATGAGCATTCCACGATTCCAGCTTCGCCCCGCATAGCTCGCAAGCATGCGTCAGCGAATTTAGAAGCAGCAAAAGCCTGAGATTTTTTCTTCTGTTAGTACGGAGACTAAACTTTTTGGTTGCCAAAGTAAGCTGTCATGTATAAGTGTAACCTACCATTGACAGAGTCGCGGAGCCTGATCCAGCCTTTGCCTGAAATCAGTGAAAACATCATTCATGTCTGGAAATTACTTCAGGAAGCAGTCAAAATGGACTTGTGGCAGATTCAGAGGGGCATAATGCATCACGATATGCAACTCCAGACATGCAATTTTGAGCGATGAATTTGAAGCCATTCTGTTACATTTGTGGTATTTTCCTTAATCTCATATTAACTATTGAGAAACTGTTAGACCTAATGTGTAATGCATAAGGGCATGCAAAAGGGTATGCTGTAGGCCTTCAGCTAGAAGAATATCATCGCTTATCAATGTTGCAACCACAGGTAGCCCTAACAACCCAAGCATGGCCAAATACATAGTCTTGCTGTCTTGACTCCCGGCAAATAAAACAAGCGCATTAAACTGAAATCAATCAATTTATTGACTTTAGTCAAATATACATGACAGCACTGAAAGATGGATTTGTGCTATATATTTCTCCACTAACAACCATAGTCACAAGAAACGAGTACAGTGGTAGCAACCCTCGACCCGGATACGTAGTAGCGTACCATGTTCCTCGACCATATCGATCCAGAAACTTTATGACTATGCTAACAACATCACTATGTAAGCTTTATGCAGAGAAAATAGTAAGTACATACATAATATGCACTCCCTCCGTTATCGAATATTTGTCGCCcgttagttcatttttgaactaaaacgcgacaaaataaaaaaaaactggAGGGAGTATTAGTTAGAGATGCATGTTCACCAAATGTTTGATGGACAAAAAAGATCGATCATGTAAAGATGACCTCTGTTTTGGCGCAGCGAATATCAGATGAAGAGCTTAGACTATAGCAGAGAGAATATTGCTCATTTACAGAGCTTAGATTATAGTTGGGGTTCGGTTACACATAACTTCAGGCAGTAAAGTCAAATAGCATTGTACCTCCACAACTTCTGTGCCACCATTCTGTATGCGGTCTGTCAAATATCTGGTTTCATCCTGAGTGAATGAGCTCGGAGGTGTAACCTGCAGATAAACAGGCTTTAAATCAGCACCTAGTGTCATAGAAGCTAGATAATATTTCAATATTAGCATTCCCATGTGATGAAACCAGCATATGATCAGTACCTGGGAGAGGAGGGGCAATATAGTTATCCCAGCATGCCCTCCAACAACAGGAACACTGACATCTCTTGGATCAACTCCAAGCACTTCGGCCTACAATACACAACATGAAGCAGAAATGCAAATTACCAAACTGAGAAGTACAACAGCCTACTAGAGTATGCAAGTATTCCAGGTTCTTAAGAGATGCTATGGATTAGGCTTCATACCACAAAGGTGTTAGCCCTCGCAACATCGAGTGTTGTCACTCCAAGAAGCCGCTTGGGATCATAAGTTCCAGCTTTCTTGAAAACCTCAGCAGCAATGGGGACAGTTGAGTTCACTGGGTTGCTGATCAGATTCACAATTGCATTAGGACAGCATCTTGCAACGCCTTCACATAGTGTACGAACAATCCCAGCATTTTTGTTGAATAAATCATCTCTTGTCATTCCTGGTTTCCTAGGGAGTCCAGCGGGTATGATTACAAGGTCCATTCCTGTAAGTGCGGCATCAAGCTGCTGTGCCCCAAGGAAGCCGCGGACCTGAAAAGAAGTTTTACCAGAGTTATTAGTATGTTCGCATTTGAAGTTTTTTTTGCAACTAGGTAATTTGGGCCAAGGAAACAGTGTATAATCAATTTAAGCTGCTTGAAAATATTGTAGTTCAAATACAATTTTAAGAGACCGTCTGTTTACACTACTTTTTTTTTTCCAAACTCCAGAGAGTAATTGTATTTTTCCCCTTTCCTTTGGGTATGTTTCTTTTAGGCATTATAGAAACCAAGACCTGAACTATAGTGGTACTCAATtatcacatatgtaaatataaacGGAAGTTCTAGGTGTTTTTCTTTTAAGTACTACAGCAAATGTTGTGAACGGAGCGGAGCGGTGTTCTGAGACGTCAGTAGCCTAACCACAACAACGAGTGAATGAGCTGGTGAAACCAACTAGAAAACTAAGGCCGGAGAATTGATCAATTTGTGATAGATCAATTAATTAAGTGCCCAAGGCGCCAAAATCCATCAGTTGGCACATAGAGCAATCAAACGATGATGCCTTGCCGATTGTATAGCAGCATCACGGAGGCTGTAGTCATCAACCCGAAAAAGTACAGTACCACGGATCGACTGAGAAGCACCAGGGAAGGGGGGGACGTTACCACAGCGCTGGTGTCCATGTGGCTGACATCGGCCGTGACCCCGGGCGTGTTGACGACATCGTAGAGGTGCAGCACGGACACGAGAGGATTCATCTTCATGAGCAGTGACAGCGGCTGTCCGATCCCGCCCGCGGCGCCCAGGATCGCGACCTTGAACCCCGGCGCGCCGCCCTTGGCGCGGCACACCACGAGCCTCAGTGCGGACGCGCCTTCCTCCATCTGCGGCCGCTGGGGGTTTAGGTGCGCGGCGACGCGGGCGAGGCGGTGCGAGGGAG
It contains:
- the LOC100282134 gene encoding malate dehydrogenase, glyoxysomal; the protein is MQPDANAPSHRLARVAAHLNPQRPQMEEGASALRLVVCRAKGGAPGFKVAILGAAGGIGQPLSLLMKMNPLVSVLHLYDVVNTPGVTADVSHMDTSAVVRGFLGAQQLDAALTGMDLVIIPAGLPRKPGMTRDDLFNKNAGIVRTLCEGVARCCPNAIVNLISNPVNSTVPIAAEVFKKAGTYDPKRLLGVTTLDVARANTFVAEVLGVDPRDVSVPVVGGHAGITILPLLSQVTPPSSFTQDETRYLTDRIQNGGTEVVEAKAGSGSATLSMAFAASKFADACLRAMRGEAGIVECSYVASEVTELPFFATKVRLGRGGAEEILPLGPLNDFERAGLEAAKKELGESIQKGIAFMSK